The DNA region CATAGACAGCTCTTTTCTTAACCCAAACGGCTCAAGAAGCAAAGAAGACCTCTACGCCGACATAGTCGGAGCAAAAGCTGTCTTCGGAAAAGAAAAGTTCGACGAAAGTCTCAATAAACATATTGGCAGTTTCGCTTTAGAACCACAACAAGAGCCGCAAGAAGAACCGCAACAGGAGCCGCAAGAAGATCCCGCCCAAATCACCGCGGAACCGGTTCAAACAACCTCCGAAAGCTATTACGCGAACGAATCAGACACAGCCCAAAAGGCGGCTGACAAACAAAAACTGATTCAACAATACTACGAAGCCGCGCGCGCGGGCGATTCAGAAACGGCCAAAAGAATCGCCGAACAGCTTAAACAATTTTAAAACGGCGCAGGCGCAACGCGTTACTTACAACAAACACCGAGCTTAAACTCATCGCGAACGCCGCAAACATGGGGCTGAGCTTGAGCCCGAAAGACACATAAAACAGGCCCGCCGCAATAGGTATCCCTATAATATTGTAGAAAAACGCCCAAAACAAATTCTGCTTAATATTTTTGATAACAGCGCGACTAAGCTTTAAAACACCGGCAACATCAAACAAATCATCCCGCATTAAAACAATGTCGGCCGACTCAATCGCAATGTCCGTGCCGGCTCCGATCGCAATGCCCACATCGGCCGCGGCAAGGGCAGGCGCATCGTTAATGCCATCACCGACCATCGCTACGCATTTCCCTGCTAATTGAAGTTTGCGAATTTCTTCTTCTTTATTTTGGGGAAGGACCTCCGAGATAATTTTCGTTATGCCGACTTCGTGCCCTACCGATGCCGCTGCGGCAGAATTGTCGCCCGTTAAAAGCACCACTTCGACCCCCAAATCCCTTAGCTTTTCAACTGCTCCGGCGGCGGTCGGCTTTACTTCGTCGGCAGCAGCGATTACACCTATAAGCCGGTCGCCTTCGGTGAAATACAGGGTTGTTCTGCCCTTTGCCGCGAGATCATCGGCGATTTTTTTAAACTTACCCGCGTCAATGTTCTTTTGTTCAAGCATGCGGTGATTGCCGCCGCTGCAAGCGACCCCGTTAATTGTGCCCGAAATACCCGCACCGGGGATGATTTCAAAATCGCTTACTGCAGCGCACTCGATGTTCTCTTTTTCGGCTGCGCGTGTGATTGCCTCGCTCAGGGGGTGCCCCGAAAGCTTTTCTAATGAGGCGGCGATGCTCATAAGGCGCTCAGAATTTCCGTCAACCGCTATAATGTCGGTTACAACAGGGTGCCCGACAGTTAAGGTGCCCGTTTTGTCAAAGACGGCAACATCGACCTTGTGCGCCGTTTCGAGCGCTTCCGCCGATTTAACAAGCATACCCAAAGAGGCGCCCTTGCCGGTTCCCACCATTATGGCCGTCGGAGTCGCCAACCCTAACGCGCACGGGCACGAAATGACCAAGACCGCAATGCCCATCGAGAGCGCGAACTCAAATGATTGCCCCGCAATGAGCCAACCTAACACCGTCAGCGCCGCGATAACTATAACCGCGGGAACGAAAACGCCGCTGACCTTGTCGGCAAGCTTCGCTATCGGCGCCTTAGAGGCTGTCGCCTCGTCTACAAGCCTTATTATGTTAGCTAATGTGGTGTCGGCCCCAACTTTTTCGGCACGAACCTTTATATAGCCGGTTTTGTTGATCGAAGCGCTCAAGACGCGGTTTCCGACGACCTTCTCTGCCGGAATGCTCTCGCCCGTTAACGCCGATTCGTCTACCGAAGACGCGCCTTCCACGACAACACCGTCCACTGCCACCGTGTCGCCGGCCTTTATGGCCAAAATGTCGCCCACAATAATTGAATCGACACCGATTACCTCTTCCTTGCCCTCTCTGATGACAGTCGCTGTTTTTGGAGCAAGATTAATTAAATGGGAAATGGCCTCGGATGTTTTTCCTTTTGCCCGGGCCTCTAAGAACCTGCCGAAAGTTATCAGTAAAAGAATCATACCGGCTGATTCAAAGTAGATATCCATCGAAAAGGCTTTAACAAGCTCGGTGTCACCATGACCTAAGCCGTAACCGATCTTGTAAATCGCGTAAATTCCATACAGAGTAGCGGCGCCCGAACCAATCGCGATCAAAGAATCCATGTTCGGAACACGCTTAAATAGACTCTTTATACCGTTTTCAAA from Dehalococcoidales bacterium includes:
- a CDS encoding heavy metal translocating P-type ATPase, encoding MVKNKFEVTGMSCSACSAHVDKIVSELPGVKSVSVNLLKKSMTVVYDESLLDVTAIENTVNNAGFKAAFMGMTKPEGGKARAEADSAKSEFSALKFRLIVSAIFGLPLFYLSMGHMYGWPLLEAFHGLPNSLIFVFTQFILLLPIIFVNFSFFENGIKSLFKRVPNMDSLIAIGSGAATLYGIYAIYKIGYGLGHGDTELVKAFSMDIYFESAGMILLLITFGRFLEARAKGKTSEAISHLINLAPKTATVIREGKEEVIGVDSIIVGDILAIKAGDTVAVDGVVVEGASSVDESALTGESIPAEKVVGNRVLSASINKTGYIKVRAEKVGADTTLANIIRLVDEATASKAPIAKLADKVSGVFVPAVIVIAALTVLGWLIAGQSFEFALSMGIAVLVISCPCALGLATPTAIMVGTGKGASLGMLVKSAEALETAHKVDVAVFDKTGTLTVGHPVVTDIIAVDGNSERLMSIAASLEKLSGHPLSEAITRAAEKENIECAAVSDFEIIPGAGISGTINGVACSGGNHRMLEQKNIDAGKFKKIADDLAAKGRTTLYFTEGDRLIGVIAAADEVKPTAAGAVEKLRDLGVEVVLLTGDNSAAAASVGHEVGITKIISEVLPQNKEEEIRKLQLAGKCVAMVGDGINDAPALAAADVGIAIGAGTDIAIESADIVLMRDDLFDVAGVLKLSRAVIKNIKQNLFWAFFYNIIGIPIAAGLFYVSFGLKLSPMFAAFAMSLSSVFVVSNALRLRRFKIV